The Cannabis sativa cultivar Pink pepper isolate KNU-18-1 chromosome 8, ASM2916894v1, whole genome shotgun sequence genomic interval GGGCCCAGTTAAATCAACTTCACATCCCAACATGCTCTAGAGCTTAAGACTTAAGAGGCTAAGAGGCCCAAGTTTCACACACACCTTTCAAGAAATTACACATTTCTATGAGTTTCTATAAAATGTGCAAAATataacttattttttaaaaaaaagttattttataagaaaatttcgaaaaagaaaaagaaaagaaaaggctaattagtattttttctccccgaactttgacacgtaccaaattatgccctctgaacttttttggctgttaaaaatttcccctgaactattgagattgttagatttaaggacttttgtctaaattcattcaattttagtgtttcagtgattgtttatgtactaaagcatgctcctcagactttaaacaaaaatccttaaatctaacaatctcaaaagtaatttttaacggccaaaaaaattcaaggggcataatttgttacatgtcaaagttcggggagaaaaaaatcctaattagccaaaaaaaaaatagtttagggTAGCTAATTACTTTCCTAAataatcagttttttttttttccatacaTTTTTTAGttcttttatgaatttttcccatatttttttttttttgaaaaaaaaaacatactttTACAAACTTTTAGgataaaaactatacaaatgAAAATTCCCCCCTTTTATGAATATATGGTAGATAAGATAGCCCATTTGAAATGTTGGTGGGTAAATCAGCTTGTTCAGGCTGCCAACGACTATTTAAAGTGTTTGTGGTCGTGTCCTCAATACTCATGAAATTAAAACAGCCTTTGCCCCAAAGGAGTAGACTGTGGAAGCAGACATGGACGAGAGAGCAGCCTATCTATACATTGATTTGTTTGCTGATTGTTCGAGACACACATTAAAATACATGTAAattcagccaaaaaaaaaaaaggtgtgcATAGTGAGAAGACAAGAAATTTCCTGCAAAGGTGTATTGTACTAGTTTGCACctgctgttgttgttgctgctgaccaccactggcacaggcaGGCACTCGTAGACAATGGCAAGACAAGTGAGCCTTGGATATGCATAAAAAATAACCCAATTCAACTATTCCTCCATTCTCACCATATCATCATCCCAATAAAAAAGAATGCTAAGATTCCAATTCTaggctcattttttttttacatatccCTAGACCTTTCATAGTATACTATCTCTCTCAATTATCGATGCTTGATAAACAACTTTCCCGGAAAAAAAGAGTAAAGCAAAAACACTTGATATGTTCTTCAAAAAGATGCTCTTTTTGTATACCCCAAAACAGTTTAATTcaaattgaattgaattgaagTTGATGAGATTAGAATGGAAAACTCACATGCATTCCTTCAAAATGGTTTGCTGAAGCAATTGTACATGAAAACACCACCACTTttcacaaaataataaaataaaataaaataaaataaaaatttagacAAAGATGAAACACTCTAATGAAACCAGAGGATTCTCCAAAGACTCGTTATTATTCCCCAGCTGCGAAGAACCAACGTCGTTATTATTAGTATTACTCTCACTCTGGCTCTTCTCTTTACTATCTCCACCCAATGACTTGCAACCGCCTCGTCCGGTTCCCTTTGACGAGTTTCTCGAAAGTCCACCTCGACTCACTCCACCGGTTGTCCGTGGAGCCGGTGACCTCGACCGCCGGGAAGATACCTCGCCAATATCTCGTCGGATACCGGCATACCCATCGTTGCGTTGTATGGTCCTTCCCTGACCCGATTCTCTCCCACGAATGGACTTATTATCAACCCGATTCTTCTTCTCTGCTGACCGTTCGGGTCTGTTACCCGAAGAAACGGGTCCTCTTCCTCTTCTACCGGAGAGCTCGGCTCCGCAGTTGGGACGCTTCCGGCGAGTGGTAGCCGTTGACCCATTTGTTATTCTGGGACCCACTTCCCTCTTTCGCTTACTAATAGCTTCGTCTTCGTCTCTTACCTCCGTAATAGTCGTTGTCGTCGTCGTTGACAAGTAAGAATAGCTCTCACTGACTTCACATGTCTCGGAAAGGTAAGAAGCTTCAGAGACCTCCACAACCTCTGGTTCTTTCTCGTCTTTAGCGGCTGCGGCGGTAGCAGTGGTCATCAAGTGACTCTTCTTTTTCTCTGTAAAAGTTTCTGGGTTTGGGGTCGGGGGTTTCGAAACAGGAGTTTCTGAGAGGACCTCCTTAACGGACTCTTCTTCAACGACCGGAGGAGGGTGAGGAGACATAATGTGGGCTTGTTCCATTTCCAGCGCCGGAGTTGTCCGTCGAAAATGTTGGTGGTTGACCGGCGGCGCATCTGGTTGTTTCAGTTCTTCTCTCTGGGTTGACTTGGTTGAGGAGCTGAGACAACATCCCATTTTGGGTCTTGGGAATGTGAGAAAGTTTTTAGAGTGTTTTGAGGTGAAATCTCATGGCAAGTGGGAGATTTTGAATCCAACGGTCATAATAAAaatggagagagagaaagagagagagaagaggggAGGAGTGGTGGTGGTTAGTTTGAGAGTGTTGAGATTGGGTTTTGGGTTTTGGTTAAGGCGGAGATGTTGATGAAATGCTATTTTTGGACACTAACACTACTAGTTAGAATTTTTGGTACAACTGGGAATTTAATACATTACATAACAACAAAAACAATGaaatatgtacatataaatTTGTGATGAAGAGTGTGTATAGTATAGCTACGAAAATCATTTCACGTGTGaatcatatatatttagatgTGGGTTTTTAAAAGATGATGAATGAGTGTGAAATTTTTTGAATCATGgaaatgatttttcttt includes:
- the LOC115701201 gene encoding uncharacterized protein LOC115701201 produces the protein MGCCLSSSTKSTQREELKQPDAPPVNHQHFRRTTPALEMEQAHIMSPHPPPVVEEESVKEVLSETPVSKPPTPNPETFTEKKKSHLMTTATAAAAKDEKEPEVVEVSEASYLSETCEVSESYSYLSTTTTTTITEVRDEDEAISKRKREVGPRITNGSTATTRRKRPNCGAELSGRRGRGPVSSGNRPERSAEKKNRVDNKSIRGRESGQGRTIQRNDGYAGIRRDIGEVSSRRSRSPAPRTTGGVSRGGLSRNSSKGTGRGGCKSLGGDSKEKSQSESNTNNNDVGSSQLGNNNESLENPLVSLECFIFV